The proteins below are encoded in one region of Pseudomonadota bacterium:
- a CDS encoding DNA-binding transcriptional regulator, with amino-acid sequence MSEILDIAHEMAHDLFKVGAMDEITMRRIEALCLPKKRPFNPEDIRRIRMTNHVSQAVFAAILGIGKTTVQQWEQGQKKPSGTAQRLLDLIDRKGLEVLG; translated from the coding sequence ATGAGTGAAATTCTTGACATAGCACACGAGATGGCCCACGATCTGTTTAAGGTCGGCGCCATGGACGAGATCACCATGCGCCGGATTGAGGCCCTTTGTCTGCCAAAAAAACGGCCATTCAATCCTGAGGACATAAGGCGCATCAGGATGACAAACCACGTTAGCCAAGCCGTATTTGCCGCAATTCTTGGTATTGGCAAAACTACGGTGCAACAGTGGGAACAGGGTCAAAAAAAACCGAGCGGGACAGCACAACGACTTCTCGATCTTATTGACCGTAAGGGGTTGGAAGTGCTTGGGTAA
- a CDS encoding PEP/pyruvate-binding domain-containing protein — MNTSVRASTGLNSLDEVLGGLQMGDNVVWQIDDIKEYEHYVTPYVDRMLQDGNKVIYMRFAEHEPLVKQTGNIKIYNLDAKSGFESFTTQVYNIASTEGRDVFYVFDCLSYLLSAWATDLMIGNFFVITCPYLFELNTVAYFSILRYSHSFKTVARIRETTQILLEAYHHEGNYCIHPLKVWNRYSPTMFLPHTEEEEGFAPVVDSFDAAKMFSDISRREQSSARRQLDYWDRLFLKAEGILNKPGNSEERQEMVDELCRIMIGREERILALAKEVFSLEDLLNIKSRMVGTGFIGGKTVGMLIARKILDKEELISWEDYLEQHDSFYIGSDIYYTYIVQNGLWKLRMEQKTAEGYFEAGDKLREKMLKGVFPDEIKEQFQRVIEYYGQSPIIIRSSSLLEDAFGNAFAGKYESVFSVNQGSPEKRYADFVESVREVFASTMNEDALTYRLQRGLDQHDEQMALLVQRVSGSHRKQYFFPDLAGVGVSYNAFAWKEGVDPKAGMLRLVLGLGTRAVNRVENDYPRIVALDSPLFRPHAGMEDTRRFSQHDMDVLDTNSNTLETVSFMDKINEGLNIKLDLVGTRDHETTQRMSELGIKDREAWILTFDNFLSKTSFAGVMHRMLKKLESIYDYPVEIEFTVNFTQYNDYRINLLQCRPVQAKGQMGKIKIPAGLPENKVLLRTEGNFMGGSVSKQVKRIIYVDPAGYSALTQSEKYDIARLTGKFNKTIKNRDEMPTLLLGPGRWGTTTPSLGVPVRFSEINNITFMGEIAYYDGNLMPELSYGSHFFQDLIETDIFYIAIFPDNPGVIFNREIFGLFSDVTETLIPESSKYHEITKVYDVTGNINLHIMSDMLSQKLVCFVN, encoded by the coding sequence ATGAATACATCTGTCCGGGCAAGCACAGGCTTAAACAGTCTCGATGAAGTATTAGGCGGGCTGCAAATGGGCGACAATGTCGTCTGGCAGATTGACGATATAAAGGAATATGAACATTATGTAACTCCCTACGTTGACAGGATGTTGCAGGACGGCAACAAGGTCATTTACATGAGATTTGCCGAACATGAGCCACTTGTAAAACAGACTGGCAATATCAAAATATATAATCTGGATGCCAAAAGCGGTTTTGAATCTTTCACGACTCAGGTATACAACATCGCCTCCACAGAAGGGAGGGACGTTTTTTATGTATTTGACTGTCTTTCCTATCTTTTGTCAGCCTGGGCAACTGATCTAATGATCGGGAACTTTTTTGTTATTACCTGCCCCTACCTTTTTGAACTGAACACCGTTGCATATTTCTCTATCCTGCGCTACAGCCATTCATTCAAGACAGTGGCCCGTATCCGTGAAACCACACAGATACTGCTTGAAGCCTATCATCATGAAGGGAATTATTGCATTCATCCTTTAAAGGTATGGAACCGGTATTCCCCGACAATGTTTCTCCCTCATACTGAAGAAGAGGAAGGATTTGCGCCTGTTGTCGACAGTTTTGATGCCGCGAAAATGTTTTCAGATATCTCAAGACGGGAGCAGAGCAGTGCGCGCCGTCAACTGGACTACTGGGACAGACTCTTTTTAAAGGCAGAAGGGATACTCAATAAACCGGGTAATTCTGAGGAAAGACAGGAGATGGTTGATGAACTCTGCCGGATCATGATAGGCAGGGAAGAAAGAATTCTCGCGCTTGCAAAGGAGGTTTTTTCTCTGGAAGACCTCCTCAACATAAAGTCACGCATGGTAGGGACCGGTTTTATCGGCGGTAAAACCGTGGGGATGCTTATTGCGAGAAAAATTCTCGATAAAGAGGAATTGATAAGCTGGGAGGATTATCTTGAACAGCACGATTCCTTTTATATCGGTTCAGACATTTATTATACCTACATCGTTCAGAACGGATTATGGAAATTGCGGATGGAGCAGAAGACAGCAGAAGGATATTTCGAGGCAGGAGACAAGCTCCGCGAAAAGATGTTAAAGGGTGTTTTCCCTGATGAAATTAAAGAGCAGTTCCAGCGGGTTATAGAATATTACGGCCAGTCTCCCATCATCATCCGTTCAAGCAGCCTTCTGGAGGACGCTTTCGGAAATGCCTTTGCCGGTAAATATGAGAGCGTTTTCTCCGTCAATCAGGGTTCTCCTGAAAAACGTTACGCCGACTTTGTCGAGTCTGTGAGAGAGGTATTTGCCAGCACCATGAATGAAGATGCCCTGACTTACCGTTTGCAGCGAGGGCTTGACCAACACGATGAACAGATGGCCTTGCTTGTTCAGAGGGTGTCCGGTTCACACCGGAAACAGTACTTTTTCCCGGATCTTGCCGGTGTGGGTGTCTCCTATAATGCCTTTGCATGGAAAGAAGGCGTGGACCCCAAGGCAGGAATGCTCCGGCTTGTCCTCGGTCTCGGGACACGGGCTGTCAACCGTGTTGAAAACGACTATCCCCGCATTGTTGCCCTTGACAGTCCTCTATTCCGTCCCCATGCAGGCATGGAGGATACAAGGAGATTTTCGCAGCACGATATGGATGTCCTCGATACCAACAGCAATACCCTGGAAACAGTCTCTTTCATGGATAAGATAAACGAGGGGCTTAATATCAAACTTGATCTTGTCGGCACGAGGGATCATGAAACCACCCAGCGGATGAGCGAACTTGGCATAAAAGACCGGGAAGCATGGATACTCACCTTTGATAATTTCCTTTCTAAGACATCTTTCGCAGGTGTTATGCACAGGATGCTCAAAAAACTGGAAAGTATTTACGATTATCCTGTAGAGATAGAATTTACCGTTAATTTTACCCAATACAATGATTACAGGATCAATCTCTTACAGTGCAGGCCTGTTCAGGCAAAAGGGCAGATGGGAAAAATAAAGATTCCTGCCGGTCTGCCGGAAAACAAAGTTCTCCTGCGGACAGAGGGAAACTTTATGGGCGGCAGTGTTTCAAAGCAGGTGAAAAGAATTATTTATGTTGATCCTGCAGGATACAGCGCTCTGACACAGTCTGAAAAATACGATATAGCCCGTCTTACCGGGAAATTCAATAAAACGATCAAAAACAGGGACGAAATGCCGACACTGCTTCTCGGCCCCGGCAGGTGGGGTACCACAACGCCTTCGCTTGGCGTACCCGTACGGTTCTCGGAGATCAATAACATTACGTTTATGGGTGAGATCGCTTATTACGACGGCAACCTCATGCCTGAACTTTCCTATGGAAGTCACTTTTTTCAGGACCTTATTGAAACGGATATCTTTTACATCGCCATATTCCCCGACAATCCCGGCGTGATATTCAACAGGGAGATATTCGGTTTATTCAGTGATGTCACGGAGACACTGATCCCCGAGAGTAGTAAATACCATGAAATCACAAAGGTGTATGACGTTACGGGGAATATCAATTTGCATATTATGTCAGATATGTTGTCACAGAAGCTGGTCTGTTTTGTTAATTAG
- a CDS encoding type II toxin-antitoxin system PemK/MazF family toxin has product MAMVNRFDVYLTNLDPTVGSEIQKTRPCLIISPDEMNRHIRTVIVAPMTTAGKDYPTRIACQFKKKKAHIVLDQIRTIDKTRLIKNLGTLDTETQLKVISILQRLFAF; this is encoded by the coding sequence ATGGCAATGGTAAACCGATTCGATGTGTATCTGACAAATCTTGATCCCACAGTTGGTTCTGAAATTCAGAAAACAAGACCTTGTTTGATTATTTCACCGGACGAAATGAACAGACACATCCGCACAGTAATAGTTGCCCCGATGACTACAGCAGGGAAAGACTATCCTACACGAATAGCATGCCAATTTAAGAAGAAAAAGGCGCATATCGTTTTAGATCAAATACGAACAATAGACAAAACGCGACTTATAAAAAATCTTGGCACTCTTGATACAGAAACACAGTTAAAGGTTATTTCCATTTTGCAGAGGCTGTTTGCATTTTGA
- a CDS encoding AbrB/MazE/SpoVT family DNA-binding domain-containing protein produces MRAHIVKIGNSQGIRIPKPLLDQTGIVDDVELEVEKTQIIIRPISSPRTGWDNAFRTMAQNGHDILIDGNENISHSWDEEEWQW; encoded by the coding sequence ATGAGGGCACACATTGTAAAAATAGGCAATTCTCAAGGAATTCGTATTCCGAAACCATTACTTGACCAAACTGGTATTGTGGATGATGTTGAGCTTGAGGTGGAGAAAACCCAGATCATCATTCGCCCGATCTCGAGTCCAAGGACTGGTTGGGATAACGCATTCAGAACAATGGCCCAAAACGGCCATGACATATTGATAGATGGAAATGAAAATATTTCCCATTCCTGGGATGAAGAGGAATGGCAATGGTAA